The following proteins are encoded in a genomic region of Drosophila bipectinata strain 14024-0381.07 chromosome XL, DbipHiC1v2, whole genome shotgun sequence:
- the sdk gene encoding protein sidekick isoform X6: MHGRQRRSAASSLRSKATTKTTIIPRRRRRTTTTTTTTSQQATKVTLLLLLLWNLDSCSCYAESSPQTQQLISQQQLQAPRFTTHPSSSGSIVSEGSTKILQCHALGYPQPMYRWLKDGVPVGDFSSSQFYRFHSTRREDAGSYQCIARNDAGSILSEKSDVVVAYMGVFENTTEGRLTVTSGHPAVFDMPAIDSVPTPSVMWQSEDGPLNYDIKYAFTQANQLIILSAGEGDRRGYRARATNTQLGKEESSAYVHLNVSGDPFVEVAPEIIVRPQDVKVKLGTGVVELQCIANARPLHELETLWLKDGLAVETAGVRHTLNDPWNRTLALLQANSSHSGEYTCQVRLRSGGYPPVSASARLQILEPPVFFTPMRAETFGEFGGQVQLPCDVVGEPTPQVRWFRNAESVDAHIESGRYALSTDNTLVIKKLVLDDAAMFQCLASNEAGENSASTWLRVKTSAPVLEQPPQNVTALDGKDATISCRAVGSPNPNITWIYNETQLVEISSRVQILESGDLLISNIRPTDAGLYICVRANEAGSVKGEAFLSVLVRTQIIQPPVDTTVLLGLTATLQCKVSSDPSVPYNIDWYREGQAAPISNSQRVGVQADGQLEIQAVRASDVGSYACVVTSPGGNETRAARLSVIELPFPPSNVKVERLPEPLQRSINVSWTPGFDGNSPISQFIIQRREVSELEKFVGPVPDPLLNWITELSNVSAEQRWILLENLKAATVYQFRVSAVNRVGEGSPSEPSNVVELPQEAPSGPPVGFVGSARSMSEIITQWQPPLEEHRNGQILGYILRYRLFGYNNVPWSYQNITNEAQRNFLIQELITWKDYIVQIAAYNNMGVGVYTEGSKIKTKEGVPEAPPTKVRVQALNSTAARVSWIPPNPQQINGINQGYKIQAWQRRDIDGEWRDFEKRMMTVPPSLIDPLAEQTAVLGGLEKFAEYNVSVLCFTDPGDGVASQQVPVKTLDDVPDEVTALHFDDVSDRSVKVLWAPPRFSNGILTGYTVRYQVKDRPDTMKAVNLTAEDTELTVEQLQATTHYWFEICAWTRVGSGAPKSATIQSGVEPVLPHAPTNLALSNIEAFSVVLQFTPGFDGNSSITKWKVEGQTARNMTWFTICEINDPDAETLTVTGLMPFTQYRLRLSATNVVGSSRPSDATKDFQTIQARPKHAPFNVTVRAMSAQQLRVRWIPLQQTEWYGNPRGYNISYKPLEKTPGAVRGVPRSVVIEDHTANSHVLEGLEEWTVYEVRMNACNDVGCSRESGTAVERTREATPSYGPLDVQANATSSTTVVVRWGEVPKQHRNGQIDGYKVFYAAADRAGQPVLHKTIPSNSTFTTTLTELKKFVVYHVQVLAYTRLGNGALSAPPIRVQTFEDTPGVPSNVSFPDVTLTMARIIWDDPIDPNGEIQAYQVTYTLNGSANLNYSREFPPSDRTFRATQLLPEKYYSFSVTAQTRLGWGKTATALVYTTNNRERPQAPSVPQVSRSQIQAHQITFSWTPGRDGFAPLRYYTVEMRENEGRWQPLPERVDPLLSSYTALGLRPHTTYQFRIQATNDLGPSAFSRESVVVRTLPAAPAVGVGGLKVVPITTTSVRVQWSALETGMWNGDAATGGYRILYQQLSDFPTALQSTPKTDVLGINVNSVVLADLQQDRNYEIVVLPFNSQGPGPATPPAAVYVGEAVPTGEPRAVDAAPISSTEVRLLWKPPKQSMQNGDILGYKIFYLVTYSPQALEPGRKWEEEIEVVSATATSHSLVFLDKFTEYRIQLLAFNPAGDGPRSAPITVKTLPGVPSAPLNLRFADITMQSLEVTWDPPKFLNGEILGYLVTYETTEENEKFSKQVKQKVSNTTLRVQNLEEEVTYTFTVRAQTTVDYGPGVSENVTTGPQDGSPVAPRDLILTKTLSSVEMHWINGPSGRGPILGYLIEAKKREKGDPAFVYDSRWTKIEQTKKGMMQDFTVSYHILMPSTAYTFRVIAYNRYGISFPVYSKDSILTPSKLHLEYGYLQHKPFYRQTWFMVSLAATSIVIIVMVIAVLCVKSKSYKYKQEAQKTLEESMAMSIDERQELALELYRSRHGVGTGTLNSVGTLRSGTLGTLGRKSTHRPPPNVQLGKSPPRPSPASVAYHSDEESLKCYDENPDDSSVTEKPSEVSSSEASQHSESENESVRSDPHSFVNHYANVNDSLRQSWKKTKPVRNYSSYTDSEPEGSAVMSLNGGQIIVNNMARSRAPLPGFSSFV, from the exons GATACCCGCAACCCATGTACCGTTGGCTCAAGGACGGCGTGCCAGTGGGCGACTTCTCGTCCAGCCAGTTCTACCGCTTCCACAGTACGCGGCGCGAGGATGCGGGCAGCTACCAGTGCATCGCCAGGAACGATGCCGGATCCATATTGAGCGAGAAGAGCGATGTTGTGGTGGCCT ATATGGGCGTCTTTGAGAATACCACCGAGGGACGGCTGACGGTGACCAGCGGCCATCCGGCGGTCTTCGATATGCCGGCCATAGACTCGGTGCCGACGCCCTCGGTGATGTGGCAGTCGGAGGACGGGCCCCTCAACTACGACATCAAGTACGCCTTCACCCAGGCCAACCAGCTGATCATCCTGAGCGCCGGCGAGGGCGACCGGCGGGGCTACCGCGCCCGGGCCACCAACACCCAGCTGGGCAAGGAGGAGAGCAGCGCCTATGTCCATCTGAACGTGAGCGGTGACCCGTTCGTGGAGGTGGCGCCCGAGATCATTGTACGGCCGCAGGACGTCAAGGTCAAACTGGGCACCGGCGTCGTCGAGCTGCAGTGCATCGCCAATGCCCGGCCCCTGCACGAGCTGGAGACTCTCTGGCTGAAGGACGGCCTGGCCGTGGAGACCGCCGGCGTCCGGCACACCCTCAACGACCCTTGGAACCGCACCCTGGCCCTCCTGCAGGCCAACAGCTCCCATTCCGGAGAGTACACCTGCCAGGTGCGGCTGCGCAGCGGCGGCTATCCGCCAGTGAGCGCCTCGGCCCGCCTACAGATCCTCGAGCCGCCCGTCTTCTTCACGCCGATGCGGGCGGAGACGTTCGGGGAGTTTGGCGGACAGGTGCAGCTGCCCTGCGACGTGGTGGGCGAGCCCACGCCCCAGGTCCGGTGGTTCCGGAACGCAGAGTCGGTGGACGCCCACATCGAAAGCGGAAG ATATGCACTGAGCACGGACAACACCCTGGTGATCAAGAAGCTGGTCCTGGACGACGCCGCCATGTTCCAGTGCCTGGCGAGCAACGAGGCCGGCGAGAACTCGGCCAGCACCTGGCTGCGCGTGAAAA CCTCGGCCCCCGTGCTGGAGCAGCCGCCGCAGAATGTGACCGCCCTGGACGGTAAGGACGCAACGATATCTTGCCGGGCCGTGGGATCCCCCAATCCGAACATCACCTGGATATACAACG AAACCCAACTGGTGGAGATCTCCAGCCGGGTGCAGATACTCGAATCCGGTGACCTGCTCATCTCGAACATCCGCCCCACCGACGCCGGGCTGTACATCTGTGTGCGGGCCAACGAGGCGGGCAGCGTCAAGGGCGAGGCCTTCCTGAGTGTACTGG TGCGGACACAAATCATCCAGCCGCCGGTGGACACAACGGTGCTACTAGGACTCACCGCCACGCTGCAGTGCAAGGTGTCGAGCGACCCCAGTGTCCCGTACAATATCGACTGGTACCGCGAGGGTCAGGCGGCGCCCATCAGCAACTCCCAGCGGGTCGGGGTGCAGGCCGACGGCCAGCTGGAGATCCAGGCGGTGCGAGCCAGCGATGTGGGCAGCTACGCCTGCGTGGTGACCTCCCCCGGCGGTAACGAGACCCGGGCCGCCCGACTGAGCGTCATCGAGCTGCCGTTCCCGCCCAGCAACGTGAAGGTGGAACGCCTGCCGGAGCCACTCCAACGCAGCATCAACGTGTCCTGGACACCCGGCTTCGATGGCAACAGTCCCATATCCCAATTTATTATCCAGCGACGTGAGGTCTCCGAATTGG AAAAATTCGTAGGTCCAGTGCCAGATCCACTCCTCAACTGGATCACCGAGCTGAGCAACGTCTCCGCCGAACAGCGATGGATCCTCCTGGAGAACCTCAAGGCGGCCACCGTCTACCAGTTTCGGGTCAGCGCCGTGAACCGAGTCGGTGAGGGTTCGCCCTCGGAGCCCAGCAACGTCGTCGAACTGCCCCAGGAGG CTCCCTCGGGACCGCCCGTGGGATTCGTTGGCTCCGCCCGGTCCATGTCGGAGATCATCACCCAGTGGCAGCCGCCTTTGGAGGAGCACCGCAACGGCCAGATCCTGGGCTACATCCTGCGCTACCGACTCTTTGGGTACAATAATGTGCCGTGGTCCTACCAGAACATCACCAACGAGGCGCAGCGCAACTTCCTCATCCAGGAGCTGATCACCTGGAAGGACTACATCGTCCAGATCGCCGCCTACAACAATATGGGCGTGGGCGTCTACACCGAGGGCTCCAAGATCAAGACCAAGGAGGGCGTACCCGAGGCCCCGCCCACGAAGGTGCGGGTCCAGGCGCTCAACTCCACGGCGGCCAGGGTAAGCTGGATTCCGCCCAATCCGCAGCAGATCAACGGCATCAACCAGGGGTACAAGATCCAGGCCTGGCAGCGTCGGGACATCGACGGCGAGTGGCGGGACTTTGAGAAGCGAATGATGACGGTGCCGCCCAGCCTGATAGACCCGCTGGCGGAGCAGACCGCCGTGCTGGGCGGCCTGGAGAAGTTCGCCGAGTACAATGTCAGTGTGCTCTGCTTCACGGATCCCGGCGACGGCGTGGCCAGCCAGCAGGTGCCGGTAAAGACCCTGGACGATGTACCGGACGAGGTGACGGCCCTGCACTTCGACGATGTGTCGGACCGGTCGGTGAAGGTGCTGTGGGCACCGCCACGCTTCTCCAACGGCATCCTCACGGGCTACACGGTGCGCTACCAGGTGAAGGACCGCCCGGATACGATGAAGGCGGTCAACCTGACGGCTGAGGACACGGAGCTGACGGTGGAGCAGCTGCAGGCCACGACCCACTACTGGTTCGAGATCTGCGCCTGGACGCGGGTGGGCAGCGGCGCACCCAAATCGGCCACCATTCAGTCCGGGGTGGAGCCCGTCCTGCCCCACGCCCCGACCAACCTGGCCCTCTCCAACATCGAGGCCTTCTCGGTGGTGCTCCAGTTCACGCCCGGCTTCGACGGCAACTCCAGCATCACCAAGTGGAAGGTGGAGGGCCAGACGGCGCGCAACATGACCTGGTTCACCATCTGCGAGATCAACGACCCCGACGCGGAGACCCTCACGGTCACCGGCCTGATGCCGTTCACCCAGTACCGCCTGCGCCTCAGCGCCACCAACGTGGTGGGCAGCTCACGGCCCTCGGACGCCACCAAGGACTTCCAGACCATCCAGGCCAGGCCCAAGCATGCTCCCTTCAACGTCACGGTCCGGGCGATGAGTGCCCAGCAGCTGCGGGTGCGGTGGATTCCCCTCCAGCAGACGGAGTGGTACGGCAACCCGCGCGGCTACAACATCTCCTACAAGCCACTGGAGAAGACACCCGGCGCCGTTCGGGGCGTGCCCCGTTCGGTGGTGATCGAGGACCACACGGCCAACTCGCACGTCCTGGAGGGCCTCGAGGAGTGGACCGTGTACGAGGTGCGGATGAACGCCTGCAACGATGTGGGCTGCTCCCGGGAGAGCGGCACTGCCGTGGAAAGGACTCGCGAGGCGACGCCCAGCTACGGGCCCCTGGACGTGCAGGCGAACGCCACCTCTTCCACCACGGTGGTGGTGCGCTGGGGCGAGGTGCCCAAGCAGCACCGCAACGGCCAGATCGACGGCTATAAGGTGTTCTATGCCGCCGCGGACCGCGCCGGCCAGCCGGTGCTCCATAAGACCATCCCCAGCAACTCGACCTTCACCACCACGCTGACGGAGCTGAAGAAGTTCGTCGTCTACCACGTCCAGGTGCTGGCCTACACGCGCCTGGGCAACGGCGCCCTCAGCGCCCCGCCCATCCGGGTGCAGACCTTCGAGGACACCCCCGGCGTTCCGTCGAACGTCAGCTTCCCGGACGTCACCCTGACCATGGCGCGCATTATCTGGGACGACCCGATAGACCCCAACGGCGAGATCCAGGCCTACCAGGTCACCTACACCCTGAACGGCAGCGCCAACCTCAACTACAGCCGCGAGTTCCCGCCCTCGGACCGCACCTTCCGGGCCACCCAGCTGCTGCCGGAGAAGTACTACAGCTTCAGCGTGACGGCCCAGACCCGGCTCGGCTGGGGCAAGACAGCCACCGCCCTCGTGTACACCACCAACAACCGGGAGCGACCCCAGGCGCCATCCGTGCCTCAGGTGTCGCGCAGCCAGATCCAGGCCCACCAGATCACCTTCAGCTGGACGCCAGGGCGGGACGGGTTCGCCCCGCTCCGCTACTACACGGTGGAGATGCGCGAGAACGAGGGCCGCTGGCAGCCGCTGCCCGAGCGCGTCGACCCCCTGCTGAGCTCCTACACGGCCCTCGGCCTGCGCCCCCACACCACCTACCAGTTCCGCATCCAGGCCACCAACGACCTGGGACCCTCGGCCTTCAGTCGCGAGAGCGTGGTGGTGCGGACCCTGCCGGCGGCACCCGCCGTCGGAGTGGGCGGTCTGAAGGTGGTGCCCATCACCACCACCTCGGTGCGGGTGCAGTGGAGCGCCCTGGAGACGGGCATGTGGAACGGTGATGCTGCCACCGGTGGCTACCGGATCCTCTACCAGCAGCTCTCCGACTTTCCCACCGCCCTGCAGTCCACCCCCAAGACGGACGTGCTGGGCATCAACGTGAACAGCGTGGTGCTCGCCGACCTCCAGCAGGACCGCAACTACGAGATCGTGGTGCTGCCCTTCAACTCCCAGGGCCCCGGTCCGGCCACTCCGCCGGCGGCGGTTTACGTGGGCGAGGCAGTGCCCACCGGAGAGCCCCGCGCCGTGGACGCCGCACCCATTTCCAGCACCGAGGTGCGCCTGCTGTGGAAGCCCCCGAAGCAGAGCATGCAGAACGGCGACATCCTGGGCTACAAGATCTTCTACCTGGTGACCTACTCGCCGCAGGCCCTGGAGCCGGGCCGCAAGTGGGAGGAGGAGATCGAGGTGGTCTCCGCCACGGCCACCTCGCACAGCCTGGTCTTCCTGGACAAGTTCACCGAGTACCGCATCCAGCTGCTGGCCTTCAATCCCGCCGGCGACGGTCCCCGCTCCGCCCCCATCACGGTGAAGACCCTGCCCGGTGTGCCGAGTGCGCCCCTGAACCTCCGGTTCGCGGACATTACGATGCAGAGTCTGGAGGTGACCTGGGACCCGCCCAAGTTCCTCAACGGCGAGATCCTGGGCTACCTGGTGACCTACGAGACCACGGAGGAGAACGAGA AATTCAGCAAGCAGGTGAAGCAAAAGGTGTCCAACACCACGCTCCGGGTGCAGAACCTCGAGGAGGAGGTCACCTACACCTTCACGGTGCGCGCCCAGACCACGGTGGACTACGGGCCGGGGGTAAGTGAGAACGTGACCACCGGACCCCAGGACGGCTCTCCGGTGGCACCGCGGGACCTCATCCTAACCAAGACGCTGTCCAGCGTGGAGATGCACTGGATCAACGGGCCCTCGGGCCGGGGCCCCATCCTGGGCTACCTGATCGAGGCCAAGAAGCGAG AAAAAGGAGATCCGGCGTTTGTTT ACGACTCTCGATGGACCAAGATCGAGCAAACCAAGAAGGGAATGATGCAGGACTTCACCGTCAGCTACCACATCCTGATGCCCTCGACGGCCTACACCTTCCGGGTGATCGCCTACAACCGGTACGGCATCTCCTTCCCCGTCTACTCCAAGGACTCGATACTGACGCCCTCAAAGCTGCATTTGGAGTATGGATACCTGCAGCATAAGCCCTTCTATCGGCAGACCTGGTTCATGGTCTCCCTGGCGGCCACTTCCATCGTGATCATCGTAATGGTGATCGCGGTGCTGTGTGTCAAGAGCAAGAGCTACAAGTACAAGC AGGAGGCCCAGAAGACGCTGGAGGAGTCGATGGCCATGTCGATTGACGAGCGCCAGGAACTGGCTTTGGAGCTGTACCGCTCCCGGCACGGCGTCGGCACCGGAACCCTCAACAGCGTGGGCACCTTGAGGAGCGGCACTCTGGGCACCCTGGGCCGGAAGTCCACCCACCGGCCGCCGCCCAACGTCCAGCTGGGCAAGAGCCCGCCGCGCCCGTCGCCCGCCTCCGTGGCCTACCACAGCGACGAGGAGAGCCTGAAGTGCTACGACGAGAATCCCGACGACAGCAGCGTGACGGAGAAGCCCTCGGAGGTCAGCAGCTCGGAGGCGTCCCAG CACTCGGAGAGCGAGAACGAGAGCGTCCGCAGCGATCCCCACTCGTTCGTCAACCACTACGCCAATGTAAACGACTCCCTGCGCCAGTCGTGGAAGAAGACGAAGCCGGTGCGAAACTACTCCAGCTACACCGACTCGGAGCCGGAGGGCAGCGCTGTGATGAGTCTCAATGGTGGCCAGATCATCGTCAATAACATGGCCCGGTCGAGGGCGCCGCTGCCCGGCTTCTCCTCGTTTGTCTGA